The genomic window TTGCAGTAGTCGCTCCAGACCTCACAGTTGGCGCCGCCAGAAGGGGCGGCAGTCTTCCAGCAAACATCACCCTGGCTCCAGCACTCCTTGGCAGCGGCCCAGCActcttcttggccagagtACTTGGCCATGGGCTTGGCGCACCAGTTGCCATTCTTGACGAGGCAGTCATCAGGGATGACACCGTACTTCTGGGTCTGCTTGGTGCCAGTCTCCTCAGAGGTGGGAACCCAGACATCGGGGCCGGGGATGGGGTACTCGCCGAGAGGCTTCTCGTAGATGTTGAAGGTGAGGCCGGGGGTGTCCTTGTTGACATAACCAGGGATGCTAACTTCGTACTTCTCAGGGACCTGAAGAGGAACGCTGGGACCGTTCTCAATGAAGATCTGGGCACAGCCCTGGTAGAACTGGGGATCACCAGCGGGAGCGTTGTGCAGGGCGAGGACCTCGGGACGGACCAGGTAGTAGCCCGAGGGCAGGCCAGTAGGCAGGTCGACCGAGAGAAGGCCGTTGTTGGCTCGGAGGCGATCGGTACACCAAGTGCCCTCCTTAACATCGTAGCCGTcctcccagatcttgaaccACCCAGCACCGGCAGCAGAGTCGGTGAGGATGTTGTCAACCTTCTTGACGTAGACGGAGCAGGGGCCCTTGTGTCCCTCGGCGATGGCTCCGGGTCGGTGGTAGGCGGGAGCCTCACGGAAGTGGAAGGTGAGCTGAGCACCGCCGGGGGCAGGGCAGATGAACTTGGCAGGCTTGTCACCATCTCGACCTGTGCGTTTTTGTCAGTCACGGGTTCTATGGAGTTTCTATTGGAACAAGTCTAAATGGAGCATGATGATTCAACGTACCGCAAGCCATGACATCCCCAGTAATGGGATAGATGGGACCGTTGGCAGTAGCAGCGTCCTCGGGCTGACGAACACAAGTTCCGTCACCCTGGTTCTTGCCATCGACGTAAAAGGTAGTGAAGAGTGTATGGGCGTTCGCAACAGAGGCGAGGCCCAGAACGGTGGAAAGGAACTTCATTGTGAAGGATTCAAAGGATGATGAGATTCAAGAAAGAACGAAAGAGATAATGGGCAGAAAGTCCAGTTTCTGCAAAGCCGCTTGGGCAGAAAGTCGTAATTGTTGTTTTTGCTGTAGGGAGTGTGTATGCCTTGCAAAGCGGCAAGAAAGGAGTGACTGTGAAATCggaaagaagatgaagaatagaaagggaagggaaaagaaaaCAACTTCTCAACACCAGATTGAGGAAGAATTGGTGAGTGacgagagaaggagaagccatCACAAAAGTCGGGGGACATGCTGCGTTGATATACCCTCATTTCGCGGGCTCaccaacatggccaagaccAGTAGGCCCCAACAAGCTCAGCTCAGTTCAGCTCAGACCATAGACAGGACAGGGCAGGGTAGGCAAGCCCACAGATCAGATTTCCACAGACCTCAAAGCAACAACCTACATCCCTGGGTCCTGGGTCGGGATGTCGGTGACCGGCGACAAGTTACACGCGCAGGGCCGCCTCTATCGTCGGTCCAAACGCCGCCACCACCTAAAACAGTGGCTTCGCCCCTaaactcatcctcctctcatTCCCTCAGCAGCGCTACTACACACGGGAAGAGTCCAAGATCCTGGACATTTGCCGGCCGGCTCCTGCAAGCCGCAATCAAACGGAACAGCCGCCGAGGCGGGCTGGGGGAACCTGGGGCTGGCTTGCAAGGGGAGGGGCCATCTACTGGCCGTCGATGTGGCGTATCATCTCAGGAAGGAGGGCGAAGAGGAGACAAGAGCTGAGTGCCAAGATGCTCAAGATGAAACGAATGTCGACAAGTTGCAAGGTACCCGTGTGTGCGTGCGCCAGCGCGTGCGTCTTGGGTGCGTGTAATTTCTTGGTACCTGCGTCAAGCAAGCGCTGAGTGGGTGTTGTTCCGC from Fusarium falciforme chromosome 2, complete sequence includes these protein-coding regions:
- a CDS encoding Chitin-binding type-1 domain-containing protein, with amino-acid sequence MKFLSTVLGLASVANAHTLFTTFYVDGKNQGDGTCVRQPEDAATANGPIYPITGDVMACGRDGDKPAKFICPAPGGAQLTFHFREAPAYHRPGAIAEGHKGPCSVYVKKVDNILTDSAAGAGWFKIWEDGYDVKEGTWCTDRLRANNGLLSVDLPTGLPSGYYLVRPEVLALHNAPAGDPQFYQGCAQIFIENGPSVPLQVPEKYEVSIPGYVNKDTPGLTFNIYEKPLGEYPIPGPDVWVPTSEETGTKQTQKYGVIPDDCLVKNGNWCAKPMAKYSGQEECWAAAKECWSQGDVCWKTAAPSGGANCEVWSDYCKEMNNQCENKNFEGPPKFTGKEVFAKPGPIPAPYDGTEVNKDGKDTTTSVVEKPSTTKAAAPAKTTASAPKVSAPKAEPETVEYNEDAFPAYEETPTGYITAPTSASVSKPKETSSVPVKEGSSGLKVSKDGRCGGETGQTCEGSSFGNCCSKKGRCGRKSRHCDCGCQNAFGICGE